TGAAATGTATTGTCTACTATAGCCACAATAAATGAATCCATtcctatttaaaaacaatttaattttCAATTAATTACTTTTCCAACTATCCATGAAtacaagaaacatttaaaaaaacctttaaaatgatTACAAAAGTGTTGAATTTAGTAGCAGCTATTAAACCAAGATTCAAGCACAATTTCAAGGGAACTTTCAAGAATGGAACTAGCCTTCTTTGTCAAAAATCTTCATAACCTTACCAAAAACCTGAAAGAGAgaaacatttaattaaaattatgGAACGTTAAATATTCAGCAATTTAAAGTTAGACCACCCCACACAGTTATTGATGGTAaatcaatgttttttaaaatgtacaatacatagttgatttttttaaaaagatgtgcaTATCAGAATAGAGGGGAGGGAATCTGGCGCCAAATCCTATTTAATCCCTCATTTCCATCTATTTTTTTTAGGTTATCAACATTATtacatttttttgtgtgtggcagCATGAGAGCAAACCGTCTATAGCAGAAAACTCTTCAAAAggaatattaaattaaaaaacaaaatctaaataacaaaaacacaattttaaacaaaaacaggCCTCTGCCACAAGCAGATCCAGGTAGGTGAACCCTTGTGGCTTGACTACAAGTGGTCTGTATGTACTGAACTAATTGCAAGATGGAGGCCCAATTTCCCAACCTTTGATATGAGGGTAACACCCATGATTAgtaaaaccaaaacttttttctACTTATAATGTTTAGTTTTTGCATTTCATTCAGCTTCAATAATGAAAAGAGGCTAAtaaatttcatttttgtttttagttaGTTTCTATTTTACTTCATTTTCATATTTCCATGTGCTGGTATAAAAACTGCAGTATTTGGATTGTACGGGTATATTTGTTTGAAACAAAACTGGCTCCCAgttgaggaggaaaaaaattcaatttaTCGAAACAATTTGTTACAGGTCTGCTCtatctgtatatatgtaaataattaGTTAATAGTCAAGGTGGCAGTAGACAGAGCTTATGAATATGAAGCATAGTTCCTGAGTTTTGTAGATGCAATAAAACTTCCAGTTGTGTGCACTGCAAATGGCATCTTTCAGATGCTATTTACATCAGTtcttaacacatttcatttggTTTTAGATTTCATAACAATAAATTGTAACAAATTCTAaatactgggccaaatttgacTAGACAGAGTCCATTTCAATCACAGATGTACCCAAACAAACACCCAGCTTTCAATCATCCTTGAACTTTAGGTAAGTGAATCCTGATCCACCTTTGCTCCCCAGAACTCTCttctggtatgtctacactatatccgggcagcgatcgatccagcgacggtcgatttattgcatctagtctagacgtgataaatcaacccctgagcGCTCTCTCGTttactcctgtactccactgctgcgaaacgggggagtggcagcagtcgactcactgcggtgaagacactgcggtaagtagatctaagtacgtcgacttcatctacgttattcacatagctgaagttgcgtaacttagactgATACTCCCCGCCAGTGTAGAACAGGCCTTGGAAGAGTAGATGGAAAAAATCTATATTATGATCCAGCCTGATGACTGGTCTGGGATTGCATAATACCTTGTTTCACCTGGTCTCAGTGTTAAGAACTAGAGCTTGGTGCCTTGGTCCTGAACGCACAAAGGCTAATAGCATTGTGATGCAATGTATTCAGCCCTGGGGTGAACAGGAAGCACATCACAACCGCAGTTGACTTACTACATGGAGCCCTCTCTAGCTTTCTTGTAAGAAGGCAGTTTTTGAGGAGCAGGAAAAGGAGGTGATTAAAGGTGATAAAATGGGGAACTCTTGTAAGAACCCAGcaccgaaaaaaaaaaaaatttgttgtaCAGTATTTGACATTTCATAGAAAGACCAAAAAGAGGAAGACTTTATGTAAGGAATGGAAAGAAGGGATATCACTGACTCTACATCTCAGAAGAAGGGATTCAAAAATATATACCATGTTATTGTAAGCCCAAAAATTTATTTGTCCTTGAAACTTACTTCATCAACAGATTTAGAGGCATCCACTTTTCTGACTTTTCCCATTTTCTCATATTGGTCTATTATGGGCTTAGTTGACTGCAGGTATGTGTGAAGTCTATAAGACAGAAAAACCATGTATCACATCATACAAAGAAAACAAGAAACATAACTATGAAAAGTTCTGGGTACAGTACCTCTTTTCTAGACTCTCTCGGTTATCATCACTCCTACCACTGCTCTTTCCTCTTTCAAGGCAACGGTCAATACATATCTACCAACAAACACAGAATGAACTCTTAAAAGCATGTGACCATTATCTTTCCATATCTGAAGACAGACTTAATAACAAACCTTTGTTCAATAGGCCTAGTTCAATACCGTGCAAAACAGATTTGAGGGCGACTGAGCATGCGCACACATGGTTCAGTGCATATATTTTACAAGAGATTAGCTAGATCTAGACAGTAATATGAATTAGTTTTTGATTCACCTGCCTTTTTAATTGTGGCTTGGGAAAGGGGGGGTGTGGAAAGGTGATGGTTTACAGTTTCAAAAGCGActcatgattttgggtgcccaatctgagacaCTAAGATTGAATACCTAACTTTCAGACagcagatgctcagcactgtCTGAAAATCAGACTCTTTAAGTGTTACGTTTGGCCACTAAAAATGAATACATCAAAAAAAATCattagtctcttttgaaaatgcaaGCCTATAATatttaagtatcagggggtagctgtgttagtctgtatccacaaaaacaacaaagagtctggtggcaccttaaagactaacagatttatttgggcataagctttcatgggtaaaaaaccacttcttcagatgccacttctgaagaagtggtttttaacccacaaaagcttatgcccaaataaatctgttagtctttaagatgcctcCGGACATCTTgttatttttataatatttaaGATACACATACTACATGTTAACTTACTAGGACTGAATGACAAGCGTCTTAATTTTTGTTCAGTCAATATCACTGTATTTATTAAATTATTCTGATCTGTAATATATATTGTGAATAAAGTATAACTATGATTAATAGTTACTGAATACATATAAAGTTATGGTTACATTTTAATGTTAAATGAATAATCTTGATAATATATGGCAAACAATTTTTGATATATGTCAAGATGCAAGAGTGGaatcttttaaaacaatttttcataTGGAATACATCCCTGATTTAACTTAAATAAAGTAAAAGACCATTCAGTTATTATTGTAGATTACTAGAGCTAGTAAAAAGAAATTGAACAAGAACttttggggaggggaagaaattatcttttttcaaaaatgaaagttttcgtttaggtttccccccccccccccacctcaaatTTATCTGATTGATAGacatttctgatggaaaaattTAGCCTGTTGCTTGTTCTTTGGCATGTTTTTTTCAGCTTGTCATCTTTTGAATTCCCAAGTTTGACTGATCAGTTTAACTATgggatttttttccaaaattgaaAATTTgctattttgaaatttaaaaaaaaaagaaaagtagatttttaaaattaaaaaaaataataataaaaagttccacagaaggttaatctatctaacattttaaaactttcagTTTCTGGGTAGCTCTAATGCTTACATCTCAAGGGCAATGGCATAGTATAGCGTATATCATGGCAtttgttattttaatttaataCATCATTGTCAGAATACCATTGTAatctaggtttcagagtggtagccgtgttagtctcctTGTTCTTTTCATTGTAGTCTAGATACTCATTTAGAAAAGTTGTTTTGATTACTCAGCGTCCTAGTAAAATTCACCAACTATGAAAAATTTTGAATCATTCTGCCAGCACCTTAGAAGTGATCAGAGGAAGATGCTAGCAAactgattctgctctcagctatgGCTTCAGGCTATACACACTGTAGGTGGAAAGTTTTCCTAACTTCACAGGAGCATCTTGTGTATTCTTATGTGACATAATCCTTTTGATTTCAAAGGGTTCTTAAGGAAAAACGAAATTGTTCAGTATTGTTGTTCAATATAATTTCTTTTCGCAACTGAACACTTGATATTCTGAAGAACACAATAACAGCAATACTTAGATCTAAAACCATTCTACAAAGGAGGTCAgattattaaccccattttacacaaGAAGTTTTATAGCTGCCAAGTGAACTGCCAAAAATCCTCAGTAGTCATAGTACAGAACTTCCTTCTCATGTTGCTAATGCTCATACATATTGGAAAATTCAGTACCTCCAACACAGTTTTATTGTTCTCGCTGTCTGCCTCTCATCATACAACACGTGAGAAAAGTACACCGCAATGATATTTCAATACCTCGTTGTCACAGTcgaaaaacagaacaaaagacacATCTGCCTTTCCATCCATAGTCTTATTCCAGCCTTGAAGATTGTCTTCATTTCTGGGGAATCCATCAATCAAGAATTTGTACTTTTCGACATTGGCAGCCATTGTTTGATCCATAGCCTAATAGATAGCAGAGTTCAGTTCAAGAACTTCTTACacataaaataatatatttgtcTCTTAAATTTTGGTCAGATGTTGACATGATTTACAAACTTTTAACTTGAtagttttattggaccaacatctgttagtgaaagagacaagctttggagctgaCACAGAACTCTTCAGGTATGGGAAAAGTGAGGTACCCAGACTTTCACAGctgaatacaaggtggaacagattgtttagcataaggggTTAACACAcattgtaagagaccattcaagatgaagtggccagttaacacctctgcagtcatccaacaaaaaaaagagagaagagcaGGAGGGGCCCAAATGGTGACATGCTCCTGCCcaaatgtcaggggaggggaggggagaggccagcagccagggagctgaaggggcggggccagagccagaagggaagaggtggggccagagcctcTCCTCTTCCGGCCACACTGCCTGGGACGCTGCCTGGTGCAGCACAGTGGCTGCATGCTCCCAGGCAGCTGCACTCTCCCAGGCAACTGCTgcgctgcactgggcagcatctGGGAGTGGCTCCATATGCCAGGGGGAGCTGGCGCAGCGGGAGGACagacctctccccacccctctcagGTAACGTGGGATGGTGAGGGGATGGTGAGAGTGCGGGGGCCCCCAGGCTGGGGGCGAGGAGTCATGTGGGGGGTCACGTGCTCCCTCTTTAGCTGGTGTCCCCCCGGTGTCCCTCACACATGTCACCTGTCCGAGTGTCTTTATTAAGTCCATGatatttagtgtctagcaaagctatgaatttaagctccccgGCTCATCTTTTGATGGTGTTGTGCAGACTTCCTTTGAAAATAAGGACTGAGTGGTCAGATACGGGGTGATCACTTTGCGAAAAATGTTTGCCCATGGATGATATGGtgattttcttttataatttttctgtCTGAGTTCATTTCAGAGCATAGTGATTGTTTTATTTCACTCAGAGTTGTCATTGGGGCTTTTGgtgcactggatgagatacaCCACAGGTTATgacaggcatgtgtaggacccatggatcttgaaaggtgtactGTGGGGGGTACTAATCAACATAATTTGGTCAGTCACGTATCTACAGAATGTACTCCTCTACTGTCTTAAAGGCATCCTCATTATTTCACTGCTTCATAGTGGGATACGCCAGGGCCAGAGGGTAGCAGGATAGTGATAGATGGGAGGTACATAAGCCCCAGGATGATCAGGGCCTTATTCCCTGCGGACTGAGGAAAGGTtactacaggttaattagagtacTGGAGCCAATTAATGCCTTGCCAGAGACCtaataaaaacccctgcttcagtcagataGCCAAAGGTAAGGAGAGCTGAGTACTGTTATTGACCAGAGGATCAGAGTACCAGGGGAAGGGAAACCCTGCCCAAGCAGAGCAGAGGGATCCCCCAGCACAGAGGACCAAAAGAAACCCTGCCCAAGGGGAAAGAGAGTAAGAAGCCTGCGAAGATGAAGGGGTTGGGACCCGGAGTAGGGGGCAGACCCAGGTCCCTTCTCTGctccccttttctcccccactAGGGCACTAGCAGAGCTGTCAACTCCCAAGAATGGGGGCAAGGGGTAGCACCCTGACCCATCACACCAAAgaaaagtgcaggacccacctaCAATAGCCGCAGCCATTTGCCACAACAGCTTTAGCAGTAATATTATTGATATAAACCTCACGATTCATTGTTTTACAATTTCAAAGGATGTAAGAGTTTACTCCGGCCTCCAGCTTGTCAAGCAAGATCTCAACAATCTTATGCTGTGCACAAATCTGGTTGGGGAAGTTATTTTTATATTCTACAAGATGCTGAAATGTACTCACAAAATACAACGTGCCCTGAATGTACTTGGTTTTGAGTTATTCAGTTAAAAACTTCAGAGAAAAcatcataaaaataataaaatgtatcaAGTGCCCTCTTTGTGCTTTATGTAATGAAAGGCATTACCTCTTGCCTTCTGTAAGAACCATAACATAGCCATATGTGATTTTAAGGAGAAGCAAGGTATACAACATGCACCCATTGCCTATCATTTTCCTCTTGCTCACTTCAAAGGGAGGGAAATGTTTTCTCAGGCTACACTCGCTACCTTGTTTGCTTGGAAAGGTGAACCATCAAGACAAGAACATTCACTTTTCTTACCCTCTTCAACAAGCTGATAGTAATCTCAACTGGTACGATTGCTccctctttaatatatttttcaatTAGTTCTCCATACTGAGAGCCTGGTCTTTTTCGTTCATCTCGAAGGAGATCGCCTGCAGAAAGGTGAGTGTACCCATATTTCTGaaatacatataacaatagtGTTAAGCAGATGAAGACTCCTCTGAGTAAGTACATATACTAAATTAACCTAGCTGTTAAAATTAATTACATTATCCTATTAATAAAAAGGCAAGCTTACAGCCAATAATAGTCAGTTTGGTAAAAAGCATTCTATTTTCAGTCTCTTGTCATGATTCACGGTACATCCAATATGTGCAGGAAGCCTGGCAGACCGTAGGACCTTgggtaaaaattttaaaaaatgcctacatgacttttgaaaatgagacataggctccttaggcctggtcaacactaaaaacttaggttggtttaactacgtTGGTCAAGGGTGTGCAAAATCCACACACCCCAAGTGgcacagttaaactgacctaagtccccatgtagcCAGCACTAGATTGAAGTTCCACCTCCCTGTGAAGCAGGATTATCTTTAACAGGAGAATCCCTCCCGtgggtgtaggtagtgtctacactgtgctgctgtagtgttttaagtgtagacaagcccttagtcacttagacacctttgaaaattttaccccttgTAATGAATTAGatgtttaaaaagaacaggagtacttgtggcaccttagagactaacaaatttatttcagcatgagctttcatgagctacagctcacttcttcggatgcatagaatggaacacacagacaggagatatttatacatacagagaacatgaaaaggtggaagtatgcataccaacaggaagagtctaatcaattgagatgagctatcatcagcaggagaaaaaaaacttttgaagtgataattaagatgacccacagaaggtgtgaggagaacttaacatagggaaatagattcaattagtgtaatgacccaaccattcctagtctctgtttaggcctgagttaatcgtgtctaatttgcatattaattcaagttcagcagtctctctttggagtctgtttttgaagtttttttgttgcaaaattgacatccttcaagtctgtcactgagtggttagagaggttgaagtgttctcccactggtttttgaat
Above is a genomic segment from Mauremys reevesii isolate NIE-2019 linkage group 8, ASM1616193v1, whole genome shotgun sequence containing:
- the CMPK1 gene encoding UMP-CMP kinase, with the protein product MFYRSLLVVAARLSPRARCLRTAAAPRRCLLLLMKPLVVFVLGGPGAGKGTQCARIVEKYGYTHLSAGDLLRDERKRPGSQYGELIEKYIKEGAIVPVEITISLLKRAMDQTMAANVEKYKFLIDGFPRNEDNLQGWNKTMDGKADVSFVLFFDCDNEICIDRCLERGKSSGRSDDNRESLEKRLHTYLQSTKPIIDQYEKMGKVRKVDASKSVDEVFGKVMKIFDKEG